Proteins from a single region of Sylvia atricapilla isolate bSylAtr1 chromosome 7, bSylAtr1.pri, whole genome shotgun sequence:
- the LRRFIP1 gene encoding leucine-rich repeat flightless-interacting protein 1 isoform X2, producing the protein MGTPGAGRKRLPNRERLTAEDDALNQIAREAEARLAAKRAARAEAREIRMKELERQQKEIYQVQKKYYGLDTKWGDIEQWMEDSERYSRRARRNASASDEDERMSVGSRGSLRSHLEYASTYPVAGLESERTKKKNYSKATNGYEEDVYGSSQSRKSSRASYYSDLGLPSNSYASTSQLSSQNGNWASVYEESVYSGSRRYSAPSSRAPSEYSCYLGSGSRASSRASSARASPVIEERPEKDFEKGARTVSSLSAATLASLGGTSSRRGSGDTSISADTEASIREIKDIYELKDQIQDVEGKYMQGLKELKDSLAEVEEKYKKAMVSNAQLDNEKTNFMYQVDTLKDALLELEEQLAESRRQYEEKSKEFEREKHAHSILQFQFMEIKEALKQREEMLAEIQQLQQKQQSYVREISDLQETIEWKDKKIGALERQKDFFDSIRSERDDLRDEVVVLKEQLKKHGIIPDSDIATNGETTDILDNEGHLDSSRTVPGTTQALKTGGEGMLGKANEVEMKNEILEDVGKREILQNTEREEHKEESEEEEVETLHAAENVKAEQMVEERDALRTVMVPESRFAEQAQSLTEPVSGSTSSNSDSDTGGLRKVTESRGTAVQQPESTEAELRDLSVRTNENLELGSLQGHQILETPQEIFCDSGTEQELGEAAPSQEEQEDLKTSHALSDNEMDEGSDSASESSELVSSQGGLPEGEVVSLLREEGNVESSTPEELQHSEESAENKVANILEEKFVDCTDGRSDKTAGDRAGEEDEGGNTVQGQPKETECVGLEGTEPRERDVPGEPLEKEGGEHQASLQPASSEDSPSASPEEPSNQGKTEDETARAENDGQKEELMEELEKCPGSAETGEQGVVSVEAGDCIPEGKGSELQDAQPGTEVVREATTQETHVDPSLLDDEIKESELETGDEAGESQESRTEWVEDLNPKVEAQTSQCSEDTAGGTEGEENVPLEEGEVQKVVEQVEGQSKEESSVGVAVTTGNKASKETLKENEQEVELADHPGGKFASEEGANNALAQKSLQNDISGQVKLEEGGNNFPAQKPVQDENISVEVKLEEGVNNSLVQKPVQDENISEPVKLEEGGNNSLVQEPVQDENISVQVKLEEGGNNSLAQKSVQDDNISEQVKLEEGVNNSLAQKPVQEDNISEQVKLEDQAEESLEDDGDAFDFDEESNQILESNEKCDGEKADTQGEEGDGANGAVGKTAHRDKVGEGTDKMETKDALIKGEVLQHKKDEPEETGCLQGGASGKTDGEADAEEDEIKVSGSSKVGKLQGQDVLEQDLESAFIKRAESREDLQGGRRSKGRSRDDCTIS; encoded by the exons GCTGGATTAGAGAGTGAGAGGACCAAAAAGAAGAACTACTCCAAAGCa ACCAATGGTTATGAGGAAGACGTGTATGGATCATCCCAGAGTAGAAAATCTAGCAGG GCTTCATATTACTCTGACCTGGGACTCCCCAGCAACAGCTATGCTTCCACATCTCAGCTTTCTTCCCAAAATGGAAATTGG GCGTCTGTGTACGAGGAGAGCGTTTACAGCGGGAGCCGGCGCTATAGTGCCCCCAGTTCCCGTGCT ccttccGAGTACAGCTGCTACCTTGGTTCGGGATCTCGGGCATCCtccagagccagctctgctcgGGCCAGTCCAGTG ATTGAGGAAAGGCCAGAAAAAGACTTTGAGAAG gGAGCACGAACTGTCTCAAGTTTATCAGCAGCTACCTTGGCTTCTCTGGGTGGGACTTCCTCACGGAGAGGCAGTGGGGACACGTCCATCTCAGCTGACACAGAGGCCTCCATCAGGGAAATCAAG GACATCTATGAGTTAAAGGACCAGATTCAGGATGTAGAAGGCAAATACATGCAGGGGCTGAAAGAACTGAAG GACTCTCTGGCTGAAGTTGAGGAGAAATACAAGAAGGCTATGGTGTCAAATGCTCAGCTGGACAATGAGAAAACCAATTTCATGTACCAAGTGGACACCTTGAAGGATGCACTCTTAGAGTTAGAGGAACAGCTGGCAGAATCCAGGAGGCAATatgaagagaaaagcaaa GAATTTGAGAGGGAGAAGCATGCTCATAGCATATTGCAGTTTCAGTTCATGGAAATCAAAGAGGCTttgaagcagagagaagaaatgctTGCA GAAATCCAACAGCTgcaacagaaacagcagagctATGTCAGGGAAATTTCCGATCTTCAGGAGACAATAGagtggaaagacaaaaaaataggG GCACTAGAGAGGCAGAAAGATTTCTTTGATTCCATAAGGAGTGAGCGGGATGACCTTAGAGACGAAGTGGTTGTGCTGAAGGAGCAACTGAAG AAACATGGAATAATCCCAGACTCTGATATAGCCACCAACGGGGAGACAACAGACATTCTGGATAACGAAGGACACTTGGATTCTTCCCGAACTGTTCCAGGCACCACTCAGGCATTAAAGACAGGAGGGGAGGGGATGCTAG GCAAAGCCAATGAAGTGGagatgaaaaatgagattttggaGGAtgtggggaaaagagaaatcttgCAGAATACTGAGCGTGAGGAACACAAAGAGGagtctgaggaggaggaagtaGAGACATTGCATGCTGCTGAAAATGTAAAGGCAGAACAAATGGTTGAAGAACGGGACGCCCTGCGGACGGTGATGGTACCAGAGAGTAGGTTTGCAGAGCAAGCCCAAAGCCTCACAGAACCTGTGTCAGGGAGCACTTCTTCcaacagtgacagtgacacaggtgGCTTGAGAAAGGTCACAGAGTCCAGGGGCACAGCAGTCCAGCAGCCTGAGAGTACAGAGGCTGAACTCCGTGACCTGAGTGTAAGGACAAATGAGAACTTGGAGCTGGGCTCTCTGCAAGGCCACCAGATTCTTGAGACTCCTCAGGAAATCTTTTGTGACTCAGGtacagagcaggagctgggagaagctgcACCCAGCCAGGAGGAACAAGAGGATCTTAAAACCAGCCATGCCCTGAGTGATAATGAAATGGATGAAGGATCTGACAGTGCGAGTGAGAGCAGTGAGCTGGTTTCTAGCCAGGGAGGGCTACCCGAGGGAGAAGTGGTAAGCTTGCTTAGGGAGGAGGGAAATGTGGAGAGTTCCACTCCAGAGGAACTCCAGCACTCAGAAGAAAGTGCTGAAAACAAGGTTGCAAATATCTTGGAGGAAAAGTTTGTTGACTGCACTGATGGAAGAAGTGATAAAACAGCAggtgacagagctggagaagaagaTGAGGGTGGGAACACAGTTCAGGGTCAGCCTAAGGAAACTGAGTGTGTGGGtttggaggggacagagccacgTGAAAGGGATGTCCCAGGAGAGCCACTTGAAAAGGAAGGTGGAGAACACCAGGCATCCCTCCAACCAGCTTCTTCAGAGGACAGTCCTTCAGCATCCCCAGAAGAACCAAGTAATCAAGGTAAAACTGAAGATGAAACAGCTAGAGCTGAGAATGATGGACAGAAGGAAGAATTGATGGAAGAGCTGGAGAAGTGTCCGGGTTCTGCTGAAACAGGCGAGCAAGGTGTGGTGTCTGTGGAGGCAGGAGACTGCATCCCCGAGGGAAAGGGAAGTGAGCTGCAGGACGCACAGCCAGGAACAGAGGTTGTGAGAGAGGCGACCACTCAGGAAACCCATGTAGACCCGAGCCTTTTAGATGATGAAATTAAGGAGTCAGAATTGGAAACAGGGGATGAGGCTGGGGAAAGCCAGGAAAGTAGGACAGAATGGGTAGAAGATTTGAATCCAAAAGTAGAGGCTCAAACAAGTCAGTGCAGTGAAGACACAGCAGGTGGtacagaaggagaggaaaatgttcCTTTAGAAGAGGGTGAAGTGCAGAAGGTGGTTGAACAAGTAGAAGGTCAGTCTAAAGAGGAGTCAAGTGTAGGTGTGGCTGTAACTACTGGAAACAAAGCCAGtaaagaaacactgaaagaaaatgagcaaGAGGTAGAGCTTGCAGACCACCCTGGTGGGAAATTTGCTTCTGAGGAAGGTGCAAATAATGCCCTGGCACAGAAGTCTCTGCAGAATGACATTAGCGGACAAGTTAAACTGGAGGAAGGTGGAAATAATTTCCCGGCACAGAAACCTGTGCAGGATGAAAACATTAGTGTGGAAGTTAAATTGGAGGAAGGTGTAAATAATTCCCTGGTACAGAAACCTGTGCAGGATGAAAACATTAGTGAACCAGTTAAACTGGAGGAAGGTGGAAATAATTCCCTGGTACAGGAACCTGTGCAGGATGAAAACATTAGTGTGCAAGTTAAATTGGAGGAAGGTGGAAATAATTCCCTGGCACAGAAGTCAGTGCAGGATGACAATATTAGTGAGCAAGTTAAACTGGAGGAAGGTGTAAATAATTCCCTGGCACAGAAACCTGTGCAGGAAGACAACATTAGTGAACAAGTGAAATTGGAGGACCAAGCAGAGGAAAGCCTGGAAGATGATGGTGATGCATTTGATTTTGATGAAGAGTCAAATCAAATACTAGAATCTAATGAAAAATGTGATGGAGAGAAAGCTGAtacacagggagaggagggtgaTGGAGCAAATGGTGCTGTTGGAAAAACTGCCCACAGGGACAAAGTTGGAGAGGGAACAGACAAAATGGAAACCAAAGATGCCTTGATCAAAGGTGAAGTCCTGCAGCATAAAAAAGATGAGCCTGAAGAAACAGGGTGCTTGCAAGGGGGAGCATCAGGGAAAACTGATGGGGAGGCTGATGCAGAGGAAGATGAAATCAAAGTATCAGGTTCTAGTAAAGTGGGAAAATTACAGGGCCAGGATGTTTTGGAACAGGATTTGGAAAGTGCTTTCATTAAGAGGGCTGAAAGCAGGGAGGATCTGCAGGGTGGTAGAAGGAGTAAGGGTAGATCCAGAGATGACTGTACAATCTCCTGA
- the LRRFIP1 gene encoding leucine-rich repeat flightless-interacting protein 1 isoform X1 has product MGTPGAGRKRLPNRERLTAEDDALNQIAREAEARLAAKRAARAEAREIRMKELERQQKEIYQVQKKYYGLDTKWGDIEQWMEDSERYSRRARRNASASDEDERMSVGSRGSLRSHLEYASTYPVAGLESERTKKKNYSKATNGYEEDVYGSSQSRKSSRASYYSDLGLPSNSYASTSQLSSQNGNWPSLLYSDALPARSYRASVYEESVYSGSRRYSAPSSRAPSEYSCYLGSGSRASSRASSARASPVIEERPEKDFEKGARTVSSLSAATLASLGGTSSRRGSGDTSISADTEASIREIKDIYELKDQIQDVEGKYMQGLKELKDSLAEVEEKYKKAMVSNAQLDNEKTNFMYQVDTLKDALLELEEQLAESRRQYEEKSKEFEREKHAHSILQFQFMEIKEALKQREEMLAEIQQLQQKQQSYVREISDLQETIEWKDKKIGALERQKDFFDSIRSERDDLRDEVVVLKEQLKKHGIIPDSDIATNGETTDILDNEGHLDSSRTVPGTTQALKTGGEGMLGKANEVEMKNEILEDVGKREILQNTEREEHKEESEEEEVETLHAAENVKAEQMVEERDALRTVMVPESRFAEQAQSLTEPVSGSTSSNSDSDTGGLRKVTESRGTAVQQPESTEAELRDLSVRTNENLELGSLQGHQILETPQEIFCDSGTEQELGEAAPSQEEQEDLKTSHALSDNEMDEGSDSASESSELVSSQGGLPEGEVVSLLREEGNVESSTPEELQHSEESAENKVANILEEKFVDCTDGRSDKTAGDRAGEEDEGGNTVQGQPKETECVGLEGTEPRERDVPGEPLEKEGGEHQASLQPASSEDSPSASPEEPSNQGKTEDETARAENDGQKEELMEELEKCPGSAETGEQGVVSVEAGDCIPEGKGSELQDAQPGTEVVREATTQETHVDPSLLDDEIKESELETGDEAGESQESRTEWVEDLNPKVEAQTSQCSEDTAGGTEGEENVPLEEGEVQKVVEQVEGQSKEESSVGVAVTTGNKASKETLKENEQEVELADHPGGKFASEEGANNALAQKSLQNDISGQVKLEEGGNNFPAQKPVQDENISVEVKLEEGVNNSLVQKPVQDENISEPVKLEEGGNNSLVQEPVQDENISVQVKLEEGGNNSLAQKSVQDDNISEQVKLEEGVNNSLAQKPVQEDNISEQVKLEDQAEESLEDDGDAFDFDEESNQILESNEKCDGEKADTQGEEGDGANGAVGKTAHRDKVGEGTDKMETKDALIKGEVLQHKKDEPEETGCLQGGASGKTDGEADAEEDEIKVSGSSKVGKLQGQDVLEQDLESAFIKRAESREDLQGGRRSKGRSRDDCTIS; this is encoded by the exons GCTGGATTAGAGAGTGAGAGGACCAAAAAGAAGAACTACTCCAAAGCa ACCAATGGTTATGAGGAAGACGTGTATGGATCATCCCAGAGTAGAAAATCTAGCAGG GCTTCATATTACTCTGACCTGGGACTCCCCAGCAACAGCTATGCTTCCACATCTCAGCTTTCTTCCCAAAATGGAAATTGG ccctccctgctgtACAGCGATGCCCTGCCAGCCAGGAGTTACAGG GCGTCTGTGTACGAGGAGAGCGTTTACAGCGGGAGCCGGCGCTATAGTGCCCCCAGTTCCCGTGCT ccttccGAGTACAGCTGCTACCTTGGTTCGGGATCTCGGGCATCCtccagagccagctctgctcgGGCCAGTCCAGTG ATTGAGGAAAGGCCAGAAAAAGACTTTGAGAAG gGAGCACGAACTGTCTCAAGTTTATCAGCAGCTACCTTGGCTTCTCTGGGTGGGACTTCCTCACGGAGAGGCAGTGGGGACACGTCCATCTCAGCTGACACAGAGGCCTCCATCAGGGAAATCAAG GACATCTATGAGTTAAAGGACCAGATTCAGGATGTAGAAGGCAAATACATGCAGGGGCTGAAAGAACTGAAG GACTCTCTGGCTGAAGTTGAGGAGAAATACAAGAAGGCTATGGTGTCAAATGCTCAGCTGGACAATGAGAAAACCAATTTCATGTACCAAGTGGACACCTTGAAGGATGCACTCTTAGAGTTAGAGGAACAGCTGGCAGAATCCAGGAGGCAATatgaagagaaaagcaaa GAATTTGAGAGGGAGAAGCATGCTCATAGCATATTGCAGTTTCAGTTCATGGAAATCAAAGAGGCTttgaagcagagagaagaaatgctTGCA GAAATCCAACAGCTgcaacagaaacagcagagctATGTCAGGGAAATTTCCGATCTTCAGGAGACAATAGagtggaaagacaaaaaaataggG GCACTAGAGAGGCAGAAAGATTTCTTTGATTCCATAAGGAGTGAGCGGGATGACCTTAGAGACGAAGTGGTTGTGCTGAAGGAGCAACTGAAG AAACATGGAATAATCCCAGACTCTGATATAGCCACCAACGGGGAGACAACAGACATTCTGGATAACGAAGGACACTTGGATTCTTCCCGAACTGTTCCAGGCACCACTCAGGCATTAAAGACAGGAGGGGAGGGGATGCTAG GCAAAGCCAATGAAGTGGagatgaaaaatgagattttggaGGAtgtggggaaaagagaaatcttgCAGAATACTGAGCGTGAGGAACACAAAGAGGagtctgaggaggaggaagtaGAGACATTGCATGCTGCTGAAAATGTAAAGGCAGAACAAATGGTTGAAGAACGGGACGCCCTGCGGACGGTGATGGTACCAGAGAGTAGGTTTGCAGAGCAAGCCCAAAGCCTCACAGAACCTGTGTCAGGGAGCACTTCTTCcaacagtgacagtgacacaggtgGCTTGAGAAAGGTCACAGAGTCCAGGGGCACAGCAGTCCAGCAGCCTGAGAGTACAGAGGCTGAACTCCGTGACCTGAGTGTAAGGACAAATGAGAACTTGGAGCTGGGCTCTCTGCAAGGCCACCAGATTCTTGAGACTCCTCAGGAAATCTTTTGTGACTCAGGtacagagcaggagctgggagaagctgcACCCAGCCAGGAGGAACAAGAGGATCTTAAAACCAGCCATGCCCTGAGTGATAATGAAATGGATGAAGGATCTGACAGTGCGAGTGAGAGCAGTGAGCTGGTTTCTAGCCAGGGAGGGCTACCCGAGGGAGAAGTGGTAAGCTTGCTTAGGGAGGAGGGAAATGTGGAGAGTTCCACTCCAGAGGAACTCCAGCACTCAGAAGAAAGTGCTGAAAACAAGGTTGCAAATATCTTGGAGGAAAAGTTTGTTGACTGCACTGATGGAAGAAGTGATAAAACAGCAggtgacagagctggagaagaagaTGAGGGTGGGAACACAGTTCAGGGTCAGCCTAAGGAAACTGAGTGTGTGGGtttggaggggacagagccacgTGAAAGGGATGTCCCAGGAGAGCCACTTGAAAAGGAAGGTGGAGAACACCAGGCATCCCTCCAACCAGCTTCTTCAGAGGACAGTCCTTCAGCATCCCCAGAAGAACCAAGTAATCAAGGTAAAACTGAAGATGAAACAGCTAGAGCTGAGAATGATGGACAGAAGGAAGAATTGATGGAAGAGCTGGAGAAGTGTCCGGGTTCTGCTGAAACAGGCGAGCAAGGTGTGGTGTCTGTGGAGGCAGGAGACTGCATCCCCGAGGGAAAGGGAAGTGAGCTGCAGGACGCACAGCCAGGAACAGAGGTTGTGAGAGAGGCGACCACTCAGGAAACCCATGTAGACCCGAGCCTTTTAGATGATGAAATTAAGGAGTCAGAATTGGAAACAGGGGATGAGGCTGGGGAAAGCCAGGAAAGTAGGACAGAATGGGTAGAAGATTTGAATCCAAAAGTAGAGGCTCAAACAAGTCAGTGCAGTGAAGACACAGCAGGTGGtacagaaggagaggaaaatgttcCTTTAGAAGAGGGTGAAGTGCAGAAGGTGGTTGAACAAGTAGAAGGTCAGTCTAAAGAGGAGTCAAGTGTAGGTGTGGCTGTAACTACTGGAAACAAAGCCAGtaaagaaacactgaaagaaaatgagcaaGAGGTAGAGCTTGCAGACCACCCTGGTGGGAAATTTGCTTCTGAGGAAGGTGCAAATAATGCCCTGGCACAGAAGTCTCTGCAGAATGACATTAGCGGACAAGTTAAACTGGAGGAAGGTGGAAATAATTTCCCGGCACAGAAACCTGTGCAGGATGAAAACATTAGTGTGGAAGTTAAATTGGAGGAAGGTGTAAATAATTCCCTGGTACAGAAACCTGTGCAGGATGAAAACATTAGTGAACCAGTTAAACTGGAGGAAGGTGGAAATAATTCCCTGGTACAGGAACCTGTGCAGGATGAAAACATTAGTGTGCAAGTTAAATTGGAGGAAGGTGGAAATAATTCCCTGGCACAGAAGTCAGTGCAGGATGACAATATTAGTGAGCAAGTTAAACTGGAGGAAGGTGTAAATAATTCCCTGGCACAGAAACCTGTGCAGGAAGACAACATTAGTGAACAAGTGAAATTGGAGGACCAAGCAGAGGAAAGCCTGGAAGATGATGGTGATGCATTTGATTTTGATGAAGAGTCAAATCAAATACTAGAATCTAATGAAAAATGTGATGGAGAGAAAGCTGAtacacagggagaggagggtgaTGGAGCAAATGGTGCTGTTGGAAAAACTGCCCACAGGGACAAAGTTGGAGAGGGAACAGACAAAATGGAAACCAAAGATGCCTTGATCAAAGGTGAAGTCCTGCAGCATAAAAAAGATGAGCCTGAAGAAACAGGGTGCTTGCAAGGGGGAGCATCAGGGAAAACTGATGGGGAGGCTGATGCAGAGGAAGATGAAATCAAAGTATCAGGTTCTAGTAAAGTGGGAAAATTACAGGGCCAGGATGTTTTGGAACAGGATTTGGAAAGTGCTTTCATTAAGAGGGCTGAAAGCAGGGAGGATCTGCAGGGTGGTAGAAGGAGTAAGGGTAGATCCAGAGATGACTGTACAATCTCCTGA
- the LRRFIP1 gene encoding leucine-rich repeat flightless-interacting protein 1 isoform X7: MGTPGAGRKRLPNRERLTAEDDALNQIAREAEARLAAKRAARAEAREIRMKELERQQKEIEERPEKDFEKGARTVSSLSAATLASLGGTSSRRGSGDTSISADTEASIREIKDIYELKDQIQDVEGKYMQGLKELKDSLAEVEEKYKKAMVSNAQLDNEKTNFMYQVDTLKDALLELEEQLAESRRQYEEKSKEFEREKHAHSILQFQFMEIKEALKQREEMLAEIQQLQQKQQSYVREISDLQETIEWKDKKIGALERQKDFFDSIRSERDDLRDEVVVLKEQLKKHGIIPDSDIATNGETTDILDNEGHLDSSRTVPGTTQALKTGGEGMLGKANEVEMKNEILEDVGKREILQNTEREEHKEESEEEEVETLHAAENVKAEQMVEERDALRTVMVPESRFAEQAQSLTEPVSGSTSSNSDSDTGGLRKVTESRGTAVQQPESTEAELRDLSVRTNENLELGSLQGHQILETPQEIFCDSGTEQELGEAAPSQEEQEDLKTSHALSDNEMDEGSDSASESSELVSSQGGLPEGEVVSLLREEGNVESSTPEELQHSEESAENKVANILEEKFVDCTDGRSDKTAGDRAGEEDEGGNTVQGQPKETECVGLEGTEPRERDVPGEPLEKEGGEHQASLQPASSEDSPSASPEEPSNQGKTEDETARAENDGQKEELMEELEKCPGSAETGEQGVVSVEAGDCIPEGKGSELQDAQPGTEVVREATTQETHVDPSLLDDEIKESELETGDEAGESQESRTEWVEDLNPKVEAQTSQCSEDTAGGTEGEENVPLEEGEVQKVVEQVEGQSKEESSVGVAVTTGNKASKETLKENEQEVELADHPGGKFASEEGANNALAQKSLQNDISGQVKLEEGGNNFPAQKPVQDENISVEVKLEEGVNNSLVQKPVQDENISEPVKLEEGGNNSLVQEPVQDENISVQVKLEEGGNNSLAQKSVQDDNISEQVKLEEGVNNSLAQKPVQEDNISEQVKLEDQAEESLEDDGDAFDFDEESNQILESNEKCDGEKADTQGEEGDGANGAVGKTAHRDKVGEGTDKMETKDALIKGEVLQHKKDEPEETGCLQGGASGKTDGEADAEEDEIKVSGSSKVGKLQGQDVLEQDLESAFIKRAESREDLQGGRRSKGRSRDDCTIS; the protein is encoded by the exons ATTGAGGAAAGGCCAGAAAAAGACTTTGAGAAG gGAGCACGAACTGTCTCAAGTTTATCAGCAGCTACCTTGGCTTCTCTGGGTGGGACTTCCTCACGGAGAGGCAGTGGGGACACGTCCATCTCAGCTGACACAGAGGCCTCCATCAGGGAAATCAAG GACATCTATGAGTTAAAGGACCAGATTCAGGATGTAGAAGGCAAATACATGCAGGGGCTGAAAGAACTGAAG GACTCTCTGGCTGAAGTTGAGGAGAAATACAAGAAGGCTATGGTGTCAAATGCTCAGCTGGACAATGAGAAAACCAATTTCATGTACCAAGTGGACACCTTGAAGGATGCACTCTTAGAGTTAGAGGAACAGCTGGCAGAATCCAGGAGGCAATatgaagagaaaagcaaa GAATTTGAGAGGGAGAAGCATGCTCATAGCATATTGCAGTTTCAGTTCATGGAAATCAAAGAGGCTttgaagcagagagaagaaatgctTGCA GAAATCCAACAGCTgcaacagaaacagcagagctATGTCAGGGAAATTTCCGATCTTCAGGAGACAATAGagtggaaagacaaaaaaataggG GCACTAGAGAGGCAGAAAGATTTCTTTGATTCCATAAGGAGTGAGCGGGATGACCTTAGAGACGAAGTGGTTGTGCTGAAGGAGCAACTGAAG AAACATGGAATAATCCCAGACTCTGATATAGCCACCAACGGGGAGACAACAGACATTCTGGATAACGAAGGACACTTGGATTCTTCCCGAACTGTTCCAGGCACCACTCAGGCATTAAAGACAGGAGGGGAGGGGATGCTAG GCAAAGCCAATGAAGTGGagatgaaaaatgagattttggaGGAtgtggggaaaagagaaatcttgCAGAATACTGAGCGTGAGGAACACAAAGAGGagtctgaggaggaggaagtaGAGACATTGCATGCTGCTGAAAATGTAAAGGCAGAACAAATGGTTGAAGAACGGGACGCCCTGCGGACGGTGATGGTACCAGAGAGTAGGTTTGCAGAGCAAGCCCAAAGCCTCACAGAACCTGTGTCAGGGAGCACTTCTTCcaacagtgacagtgacacaggtgGCTTGAGAAAGGTCACAGAGTCCAGGGGCACAGCAGTCCAGCAGCCTGAGAGTACAGAGGCTGAACTCCGTGACCTGAGTGTAAGGACAAATGAGAACTTGGAGCTGGGCTCTCTGCAAGGCCACCAGATTCTTGAGACTCCTCAGGAAATCTTTTGTGACTCAGGtacagagcaggagctgggagaagctgcACCCAGCCAGGAGGAACAAGAGGATCTTAAAACCAGCCATGCCCTGAGTGATAATGAAATGGATGAAGGATCTGACAGTGCGAGTGAGAGCAGTGAGCTGGTTTCTAGCCAGGGAGGGCTACCCGAGGGAGAAGTGGTAAGCTTGCTTAGGGAGGAGGGAAATGTGGAGAGTTCCACTCCAGAGGAACTCCAGCACTCAGAAGAAAGTGCTGAAAACAAGGTTGCAAATATCTTGGAGGAAAAGTTTGTTGACTGCACTGATGGAAGAAGTGATAAAACAGCAggtgacagagctggagaagaagaTGAGGGTGGGAACACAGTTCAGGGTCAGCCTAAGGAAACTGAGTGTGTGGGtttggaggggacagagccacgTGAAAGGGATGTCCCAGGAGAGCCACTTGAAAAGGAAGGTGGAGAACACCAGGCATCCCTCCAACCAGCTTCTTCAGAGGACAGTCCTTCAGCATCCCCAGAAGAACCAAGTAATCAAGGTAAAACTGAAGATGAAACAGCTAGAGCTGAGAATGATGGACAGAAGGAAGAATTGATGGAAGAGCTGGAGAAGTGTCCGGGTTCTGCTGAAACAGGCGAGCAAGGTGTGGTGTCTGTGGAGGCAGGAGACTGCATCCCCGAGGGAAAGGGAAGTGAGCTGCAGGACGCACAGCCAGGAACAGAGGTTGTGAGAGAGGCGACCACTCAGGAAACCCATGTAGACCCGAGCCTTTTAGATGATGAAATTAAGGAGTCAGAATTGGAAACAGGGGATGAGGCTGGGGAAAGCCAGGAAAGTAGGACAGAATGGGTAGAAGATTTGAATCCAAAAGTAGAGGCTCAAACAAGTCAGTGCAGTGAAGACACAGCAGGTGGtacagaaggagaggaaaatgttcCTTTAGAAGAGGGTGAAGTGCAGAAGGTGGTTGAACAAGTAGAAGGTCAGTCTAAAGAGGAGTCAAGTGTAGGTGTGGCTGTAACTACTGGAAACAAAGCCAGtaaagaaacactgaaagaaaatgagcaaGAGGTAGAGCTTGCAGACCACCCTGGTGGGAAATTTGCTTCTGAGGAAGGTGCAAATAATGCCCTGGCACAGAAGTCTCTGCAGAATGACATTAGCGGACAAGTTAAACTGGAGGAAGGTGGAAATAATTTCCCGGCACAGAAACCTGTGCAGGATGAAAACATTAGTGTGGAAGTTAAATTGGAGGAAGGTGTAAATAATTCCCTGGTACAGAAACCTGTGCAGGATGAAAACATTAGTGAACCAGTTAAACTGGAGGAAGGTGGAAATAATTCCCTGGTACAGGAACCTGTGCAGGATGAAAACATTAGTGTGCAAGTTAAATTGGAGGAAGGTGGAAATAATTCCCTGGCACAGAAGTCAGTGCAGGATGACAATATTAGTGAGCAAGTTAAACTGGAGGAAGGTGTAAATAATTCCCTGGCACAGAAACCTGTGCAGGAAGACAACATTAGTGAACAAGTGAAATTGGAGGACCAAGCAGAGGAAAGCCTGGAAGATGATGGTGATGCATTTGATTTTGATGAAGAGTCAAATCAAATACTAGAATCTAATGAAAAATGTGATGGAGAGAAAGCTGAtacacagggagaggagggtgaTGGAGCAAATGGTGCTGTTGGAAAAACTGCCCACAGGGACAAAGTTGGAGAGGGAACAGACAAAATGGAAACCAAAGATGCCTTGATCAAAGGTGAAGTCCTGCAGCATAAAAAAGATGAGCCTGAAGAAACAGGGTGCTTGCAAGGGGGAGCATCAGGGAAAACTGATGGGGAGGCTGATGCAGAGGAAGATGAAATCAAAGTATCAGGTTCTAGTAAAGTGGGAAAATTACAGGGCCAGGATGTTTTGGAACAGGATTTGGAAAGTGCTTTCATTAAGAGGGCTGAAAGCAGGGAGGATCTGCAGGGTGGTAGAAGGAGTAAGGGTAGATCCAGAGATGACTGTACAATCTCCTGA